In the genome of Vicia villosa cultivar HV-30 ecotype Madison, WI linkage group LG7, Vvil1.0, whole genome shotgun sequence, one region contains:
- the LOC131619189 gene encoding uncharacterized protein LOC131619189, with translation MEGAYSSWSWRFSLKEKFRLIKDSLRWWNKTVFGKYDLEMEEGVRELNEADESDVMGDEIQLVKTKASGRFWLNLKIKENMLIQKSRLKWLNDGDSNSKYFHRVMKERRRRNHISSIVTRSGIMEKVEDVKEEVRRHFNSKFKEDNFSRPILENASFNSLSMEESASLESPFNKEEIKEAVWNCDGSKSPGPDGFTLFFVKNCWYFLKEDLMACFKEFFSGGSISKSITSSFLSLIPKSSNPLGLDDFCNTP, from the coding sequence ATGGAAGGCGCTTATAGTTCGTGGTCGTGGAGATTTTCgctaaaagagaaatttagattAATCAAGGATAGTCTTAGATGGTGGAACAAAACAGTGTTTGGCAAGTATGATTTGGAAATGGAGGAAGGAGTTAGAGAGTTGAATGAGGCGGATGAAAGTGATGTCATGGGTGATGAGATTCAACTTGTTAAAACAAAGGCTAGTGGTAGGTTTTGGTTGAATCTCAAGATTAAGGAAAATATGCTTATTCAAAAATCGAGATTAAAGTGGCTTAATGATGGGGATTCCAATAGTAAGTACTTCCATAGAGTgatgaaagagaggaggagaaggaatcATATTAGTTCTATTGTTACAAGGAGTGGTATTATGGAAAAGGTGGAGGATGTTAAGGAAGAAGTGAGACGTCACTTTAATAGTAAGTTCAAGGAGGATAATTTTAGTAGACCGATTCTTGAGAATGCGAGTTTTAATTCCTTAAGTATGGAGGAAAGTGCTTCCCTTGAGTCCCCTTTTAACAAGGAGGAAATAAAGGAGGCGGTTTGGAATTGCGATGGTTCGAAAAGCCCGGGGCCGGATGGTTTCACTCTCTTTTTCGTGAAGAATTGTTGGTATTTTCTAAAAGAGGATTTAATGGCGTGTTTTAAGGAGTTTTTCTCGGGAGGTTCTATCTCGAAATCTATTACTTCTTCTTTTTTATCCCTAATCCCTAAGTCTTCTAATCCTTTGGGGTTGGACGACTtttgtaacaccccgtaa